The genomic DNA TTTTGGCTGAGATGAGAAAGGGGGGTGTGTCATCACACTGTGTAACTGTTGATGATGGTGCTTCTTCTATGAAGTTCTCGTCTATGAAATTTTCGCCTGTCTCTATATCAGTCTCTTCATTCATTTGTGGAATTTGATCGATTTTATTCCACACTTCAAAAATGGGTGCGCTATCTTCTTCTTCTTTAATGCCCAATTCTTTTAAGATTTTAATGACGTCTACCCGCTGTTGATCTCTGCTGGGGTTAGAGGCGTCTTGCACGTGAAGAATGATGTTGGCCTCAAGAACTTCTTCCAAGGTTGCTCTGAAGGCTGCAACGAGTTGCGTTGGCAGGTTTGAGACAAACCCCACTGTGTCGGACATAATGACTTTTGCGCCGGATGGTAGAAGGATCGAGCGCATAGTTGGATCTAGTGTGGCAAAGAGCTGATCTTTTGCCATAACATCCGCGCCGGTTAAGCGGTTAAAGAGTGTTGATTTGCCTGCGTTTGTATATCCAACAAGAGCGATGATGGGATATGGGATTTGTTTTCGTTTTTTGCGGTGTAAATCTCTGGTTTTTTTGACCTTCTCCAGCTCTTTCGTAAGGCTCATTATTCTGGTTTGGAGTTGGCGTTTGTCAGCTTCTAACTGAGTTTCACCTGGGCCGCCCATGAAGCCTTGACCACCTCTTTGTCGCTCTAGGTGTGTCCAGGAGCGAACAAGGCGAGATTTTTGGTAATTAAGGTGAGCTAGATCAACTTGTAAACGTCCTTCTCTTGTGGC from Hyphomicrobiales bacterium 4NK60-0047b includes the following:
- the hflX gene encoding GTPase HflX, with the translated sequence MLAPYDNKKSKSKSAELDPRPIDDRMEEALGLAEAIDLEVNASIAVPLETIRSATLFGQGKVEELKQIIHDNHSELVVVDHSLSPGQQRNLEREWDVKILDRTGLILEIFGRRAATREGRLQVDLAHLNYQKSRLVRSWTHLERQRGGQGFMGGPGETQLEADKRQLQTRIMSLTKELEKVKKTRDLHRKKRKQIPYPIIALVGYTNAGKSTLFNRLTGADVMAKDQLFATLDPTMRSILLPSGAKVIMSDTVGFVSNLPTQLVAAFRATLEEVLEANIILHVQDASNPSRDQQRVDVIKILKELGIKEEEDSAPIFEVWNKIDQIPQMNEETDIETGENFIDENFIEEAPSSTVTQCDDTPPFLISAKTGEGLDQLLEALDKQLEEHEISLELKLKATEGMIVNWLYENGQVKQGETNNSGETEYSVTLPKRLAGRLEKMLSTN